The Numenius arquata chromosome 7, bNumArq3.hap1.1, whole genome shotgun sequence genome has a window encoding:
- the HDDC2 gene encoding 5'-deoxynucleotidase HDDC2, with amino-acid sequence MAAGASGGGGLLPFLRLLGQLKRIPRTGWVYRNVAKPESVSDHMYRMAMMALVTEDKSLNKDRCIRLALVHDMAECIVGDIAPADNISKEEKHRREEAAMQQLSQLLSEDLRKEIYELWEEYENQSTAEAKFVKQLDQCEMILQAFEYEELENTPGRLQDFYDSTAGKFVHPEILQLVSLINTERNKKIAATSQPCS; translated from the exons ATGGCGGcgggggcgagcggcggcggcgggctgcTGCCCTTCCTGCGGCTGCTGGGGCAGCTGAAG AGAATACCACGGACGGGATGGGTGTACAGGAACGTGGCAAAGCCGGAGAGCGTATCCGATCATATGTACAGGATGGCGATGATGGCTTTGGTGACTGAAGACAAAAGCCTTAACAAGGACAG ATGCATACGATTAGCTTTGGTTCATGATATGGCTGAATGCATTGTTGGAGACATTGCTCCTGCAGATAATATCTCAAAAGAGGAGAAACACAGGAGAGAAGAG gcagctaTGCAACAACTGAGCCAGCTTCTATCAGAGGACCTCAGAAAAGAAATCTATGAACTCTGGGAG GAATATGAAAACCAGTCTACTGCCGAAGCCAAGTTTGTGAAACAGTTGGATCAGTGTGAGATGATACTGCAAGCTTTTGAGTATGAAGAGTTGGAAAACACACCTGGCAGACTGCAGGATTTCTACGATTCGACTGCTG gaAAGTTTGTTCACCCAGAAATACTCCAGCTTGTATCTCTGATTAacacagaaaggaataaaaaaatagctGCTACATCTCAGCCATGTTCCTGA